A genome region from Danio aesculapii chromosome 2, fDanAes4.1, whole genome shotgun sequence includes the following:
- the si:ch211-71m22.3 gene encoding phospholipid scramblase 2 has protein sequence MLSSPNPYHYPSHLEGLTRIERLFVFKDHPGCFEVCCETQPNRSYTVKDDSGNKVFSVTEDGDCCSRQYAERSFVMNVTDNLNREVIRLVHPFVCTSCSSHELEVQSPPGTPIGYVRQNWHVFLPKFTVENERGEPEFRIKGPSVFWTCCTDVNFELVTLNAAAVERSFGRIINPFGWTGPNPGANFVLEFPSSLQVKMKATVLGACILIHNMYYENQQ, from the exons ATGCTGTCTTCCCCAAATCCATACCACTATCCTTCTCATCTGGAAGGCTTGACCAGG ATTGAGCGGTTGTTTGTCTTCAAAGACCATCCTGGATGTTTTGAAG tTTGCTGTGAAACGCAGCCTAACCGCAGTTATACAGTGAAGGATGACAGTGGGAACAAAGTTTTTAGTGTCACAGAGGACGGTGACTGCTGTAGCAGGCAATACGCTGAACGTTCCTTTGTTATGAATGTTACTGACAACTTAAACCGAGAGGTCATCAGACTGGTGCACCCATTTGTTTGCACCAGCTGCAGCAGCCACGAG CTGGAGGTTCAGTCTCCACCAGGAACTCCCATTGGTTATGTTCGTCAAAACTGGCACGTTTTCTTACCTAAATTCACAGTTGAGAATGAACGAGGTGAGCCTGAGTTTAGGATCAAAGGGCCATCTGTATTCTGGACCTGCTGCACGGATGTGAACTTTGAG CTGGTGACTTTGAACGCGGCAGCAGTAGAAAGATCATTTGGCAGGATAATCAATCCTTTCGGTTGGACAGGACCAAATCCTGGTGCCAATTTTGTGCTGGAGTTTCCAAGCAGCCTGCAAGTCAAAATGAAAGCTACCGTACTGGGGGCCTGCATACTAATT cacaACATGTATTATGAAAACCAACAATAA